atatattcatacattcttttttatttaaaattatatatatatatatatatatatatatatatattaataaaacatatatataaaatataaatataatatatatacatatttatattttcatatatttatatatatatatctatatatatatatatatatatatatatatatatatatatatatatatatatatatatatatatatatatatatatatatatatagcatatttatttgagtatttactcactttttttgctaatcTAAATTAATACGGGTTTTTTGGAAATTGATGAAAAATAccaagaataaaaaatgtaatgtttgCTGCACCATGCTAAACACTTAGTCGATGTTGCaacactccactgcgagtcaggctatttgtcagttgatgcaTGTGCTGAAGCTTCCGGCTGCATTCTATTTCTATTTAAtgtacatttaaatatatatacatatatatatatatatatatatacatttatatatatatatatatatatataagtatatatatatatttatgtatatatatatatatatgtatgtataatatatatatatatattatatatatatatatatatatataaatatatatatatatatatatatatatatatatatatatatatacaatatatatatatgtatatatatatatatttttatatatacataaataaatatatacatatatatatatatatatatctcaataaatatatatacttatatttataatgtatatacatatatatacatatatatacatatatatatatatatatatatatatatatatatatatatatatatatatatatatatatatatatttatatatatatatataaatatatatatatatatatatatatatatatatatatatatatatatatagttaaattcatatagacaatatatatatttatatatatatatatatttatatatatatacatatatatatatatatgtatatgtatatatatatacatatatatatatatatatatatatatatatatatatatatatatatatatatatatatatatatatatatatatatatacatatatattgatgtaaatttatatatacatatatatatattcacattcACATAcctatatgtgtatatatatatatatatatatatatatatatatatatatatatatatatatatatatatatatatatatatatatatatatatatatatgttaatattgtCTATATAAGattacctttatatatatatattttttttttaattttattttataaatctttatttaaaattgattagcATCAATTAGTAATGAATTGTACAATTTTTTCTGTCCTTTAATATCAATAGTTTGCTAAGACTACAGGGGAGGAATATTATTTATGCATCGAAAAGGCAGTAGAGCTTCTAATATTGCTTGGGAGGTAGAGGTCACTGATGCCATCACGAAGGATTCGGaggtatttttgaataaaatttttatggtaaGTAGTTGTTTTTGCGGTGTTAGGAGCATACGGGAATCTATTAGGGTTTCTGCTGTTGGTTTGAGTTAAATTAGTAGTGATAGGATGGCATGGGTCTGCAAGGATCTTTTTGAGTGTATTAATACAGATTCTGTCAAGTAACTCTTCaatgtcaaaaataatattgaagctGCTTGAATTGGTTACATCAATTCCAATAATTTGTAGGgcaattttatgaaaatgttgGATCTCTCTTTTTGCAGCAGTACTGCACAAAGTAAGAATAGGAGCCCTATTTATCAAGTGGCTAATAGCGTAAGATCGGTAGACCTGTAAAAGGTTTGGCTGAGTGTGACCAATTTGCTTAAGACGTCTGAGCAGATATGgtattgattttatattgttgtgaACTTTTGTTCATTGTTCATCCCAGTCAATATTCTCATTGAGCATGATTCCAAGATATTTGTGGCTGCTGACTATTTCAAGTTCAGTGTTATTGAGTACAATGGATGGTAAAGCTTGAATTTCGGAGCATCTGGGAATAATTCTTATGATTTTACATTTCGGCCCATTAAGTTTCATTCCACTTACCTTTGACCAAAGAGCGACGCCATCAACAATGGATTGAGGCAGGTTGGTAGgaaaattatcattaattatataGGTCAGTATGTCATCAGCATATTTTTCGAGGATGATTTCAGGTGGAAGATAGACATTAATGTCGGAAATAAATAGAATGAACAGGATTAAACCTAGAATACTACCCTGAAGTACACCTGCTTCGATACATTTCCAGTCAGTGTTGTgatcatttgttttaattctttgttGACGAATAGATAAGTAAGCTGCGATCCAAGAGGTGAGCCAGCTAGGTAGAATGTTCACTAACTTTAACAGCAACTTGTCATGACTGACAAGATCAAAAGCTTTTTCGAAATCAAAGAATATTGCATAAATTGATTTGTTGTTATCTTTTGCATGACTCCAGTCCTCTATAATTTGAACAATAGCGTCCATCGTACTTCGGCCTGGAAGAAAACCGAACTGTTTGTTGGAGACCCATATGTGCTTGGTGTGATGGACAATGAATATGGTAATAATACGttcaaaaactttacataaTGCGGATGTAATGGCAATTGGTCGATAGTCATTAGACGATTGTGGATTAGAAATTTTTGGAATCGGTGTTATGTTTGCTGATTTCCATTGGTCAGGTAGGTAACTGTTTTCTATAAGGCGGTTGAATAGGATGCAAGTAACGGCAACTAAAAGCAAGCAGATTTGAGTGAAAATGGAGAGAGATCATCTGGTCCTGAGGAACCTGGTATGAGTTTGCTAAGTTGGTTGACAATGTTATTAAGGGTAAAAATGGGGGTAGTAGGCGGGTTTGCCTCTCGGTTAATGAAGCATGAGAGGCTGGGTTGTTTCTTGCCAGTCCAAACACTTTGAAAATGATCATTTGATTGGTGTGCTAGTGTCTCAGAGATAGGGGTTGTGATTTTACCTTTATCAGCAAGACTGATTTCACGCCAAAAATCTGTTTTTCCAGTAGTGAAACGCCTGTTATAGATTCTCCTTCTTTTGGTAATTAGTTTACTAATTCGATTTGCAAGTGCTTTCCACTCTTTGTAGTACCCGGAGAAAAAAGGTTGTTGACGCTCTTTCATAAGGCCTTGAATAAGTTGTGTCATCCAAGGCTTAGGGTTAACGAGCGTTGTTGTTTTTAGAGTTTGGCAGATGTCTTGGGCAGAGAGTATAGAATGATAAAAGTTGTTGCAAGCAACTtgtatttcatatatatatatataaatatgtatatatatataaatatattgtctatatatatatatatatatatatatatatatatatatatatatatatatatatatatatatatatatatatatatatatatatatatatatatatatatatatacataaatatacatatatatatatatatagatatatatatgtaatatatatatatgtacatatatatatatgtttatatagatataaatatatttaaccttatatatatatatgtatttatatatatatatatatatatatataaatatatatgcatacatgtatttatatatatatacaaatatatatatacatacatgtatatatatattcatacattcttttttatataaatttatataaggCCTTGAATAAGTTGTGTCATCCAAGGCTTAGGGTTAACGAGCGTTGTTGTTTTTAGAGTTTGGCAGATGTCTTGGGCAGAGAGTATAGAATGATAAAAGTTGTTGCAAGCAACTtgtatttcatatatatatatataaatatgtatatatataaatatatgtctatatatatatatatatatatatatatatatatatatatatatatatatatatatatatatagatatatatatatatatatatatatatatatatatatatatacataaatatacatatatatatatatatatatagatatatatatgtaatatatatatatgtacatatatatatatgtttatatagatataaatatatttaaccttatatatatatatgtatttatatatatatatatatatatatataaatatatatgcatacatgtatttatatatatatacaaatatatatataaatacatgtatatatatattcatacattcttttttatataaatttatatatatatataataataaaacatatatataaaacataaatataataaatatacatatttatattttcatatttatatatatctatctatctatctatacatatatatatatatatatatacatatatatatatatatatatatatatatatatatatatatatatatcttctatagcatatttatttgagtatttactcactttttttgctaatcTAAATTAATACGGGTTTTTTGGAAATTGATGAAAAATACCAAGAATAATAATTGAAATGTTTGCTGCTCCATGCTAAACACTTAGTCGGTGTTGCAGCACTCtgctgcgagtcaggctatttgtcagttggtATATGTACTGAAGCCTCTGGCAGCATTCTATTTCTATCtaatgtatattaatatatatatatatatatatatatatatatatatatatatatatatatatatatatatataagtatatatatatatttatgtatatatatatatatatgtatatatatatatatatatatatatatatatatatatatatatatatatatatatatatatatatatatatatatatatatatatatatatatatatatatatatatatatatatatatatatatatatatatatatatatatatatatatatatatatatatatatatatatatatatatatatatatatatatatatatatatatatatatatatatgaatatatatatatatattcatatatatata
This portion of the Hydra vulgaris chromosome 13, alternate assembly HydraT2T_AEP genome encodes:
- the LOC136089688 gene encoding uncharacterized protein LOC136089688, with amino-acid sequence MDAIVQIIEDWSHAKDNNKSIYAIFFDFEKAFDLVSHDKLLLKLVNILPSWLTSWIAAYLSIRQQRIKTNDHNTDWKCIEAGVLQGSILGLILFILFISDINVYLPPEIILEKYADDILTYIINDNFPTNLPQSIVDGVALWSKFHDVIDEHAGEISCELLHDVYDKDNLLQSNLKKVSHLQTDPLELRFSNYRQMNGGRFFIGLRELETFELI